The following is a genomic window from Lysinibacillus sp. G4S2.
GTATACGTTATACAAATGACATCCTCAACTTTGAAGATGTCATAAAAGTTAATTCTTTATTTTTCTAATAAAACTTCAATCACGACTTAAGATTTTTTCTTTTTAGGTATTTTCACTGTAATTTGATAATATTCCTCTGTATCTTCCTCTTCAGTCTTCACTGTTATACCACTCTTCGTTACCATAGATAATGATTGTTTAATAGTATTCAAAGCAATACGCACATCTTTACTAATCGCCTTACGTTTAGGCTTTGCTTTCTTCGGTGTTTCTTCTTGTTCTGCCGCTACAGGATGTAATAAAGTATGAATTTGCTCTTCTAACTGACGAACATTCCAATCATTTTCTATCGTTAGTTGTAAAATTTCTAGCTGTAATGGCTGATCTTTTATCGCAATTAATGCACGTGCATGTCGTTCAGAGATTTCACGCTTCAAAATGGCTTGCCGCACTTCTTCAGGCAGCTTTAATAAGCGTAATTTATTGGCTACCGTGGATTGTCCTTTTCCGAGTCGTTGGGCTAGAGCTTCTTGTGTCAGCTCATGAAGCTCCAATAATTTTTGATAGGCCACAGCTTCTTCAATTGCAGTTAACTCTTCACGCTGTAGGTTCTCGATTAACGCGATAGAAGCTGTTTCCTTATCAGTTAAATTTCTTATAATGGCCGGAACTTCTGTCCATTGTAGCTTTTTCATTGCTCGATAACGACGCTCACCAGCAATGATTTCATATTGATTTTCTGCTGTTTTACGTACAACAATTGGCTGAATCACACCATGTGTATGAATGGTTCTTGATAATTCTTCAATTTTTTCATCATCAAAAATAGTACGTGGCTGAAAACGGTTAGGTACAATTTGATCAATAGGTAGCTTTATAACTTCTTCTGCTGTATGAACCGCCTCTGCTTGTTCTACTTCATTTTTCACAATAGGCTCAGTTTTATTTCCGCCTCCAAAAAAACGTGAAAAAGGACTTTTCATCCAAGTGGCACCACCTTTAAGTAACTATCTTGCTCTGTGTCATTCTATTATTATTTATTATATTTCTTAAAATGTATATAGTTCATAGATGTCATTTGCGTGAACCATCCATAACTAGTATGTATGCTCAAAATAGAAAAAATATTTTCTACTTTGAGAAGTTTCACATGAAACACTAATTATTGAATCGGTGATTTATTTGGTACACCTGGTTTACGCGGATATTTTTTTGGTGTTCCTTTTATTTTATCAAAGATATATAAAATACGGTCACTTTCTTCAACAGGTAGCTGGAAAGAAAATTCTTCTTTTAGCGTAACCCCGAATGTAGTCAATGCCTTTTTTGCTTCTTTTAATTCTTCTGCACCTGCTGCTGCTTTTAAAGCAACAAAATAGCCACCTTGTTTTGCTAATGGTACACATAATTCCGATAAGACCGTTAAACGGGCTACTGCACGGGCTGTTACAACGTCAAACTGCTCACGATATTTCACATTTTGAGCAAATTCCTCTGCACGAGCATGAACAAAATGCATATTCTCTAATTGCAACTCATCACTTAAATGATTTAAAAATGTAATTCTTTTATTTAAAGAATCGACAATTGTTACGTGTAAATGCGGGAAACAGATTTTAACCGGAATACTTGGGAAACCAGCTCCTGCTCCAACATCACAAACTGTCGTCACTTTTGAAAAATCAAAATAGAAAGAGGCACTAATCGAATCATAAAAGTGTTTTAAATAAACACCTTGTAAATCGGTAATAGCAGTTAAGTTCATCTTTTCATTCCACTCAACAAGTAGCTCAAAGTATTTTTTGAATTGAGCCATCTGCTTTTCTGAAAGTTCGATGCCCTTCTCCTTTAGTGCCTCAAAAAATTGTTGTTCGTTCATGTAAAGTCTCCTTTATCTATATGGCTTCACTATCTATTATTGATTTGTAAAAATAGCATAGCCTAAAAATAGGAAGCGGGCACAATGGTATGCCCGCCTCATATTCACTTTACTGCTCTTAATTATTCACCGCTAACACGTGCGATTTTACCTTGCTCAATATAAACAAGTAATATTGAAATATCTGCTGGATTTACACCAGAGATTCGCGATGCTTGGGCAATGGAAAGTGGTATAACTTGTTTTAATTTTTGTCGAGCTTCTGTTGCTAGACCTGAAATAGCGTCATAATCAATATTTTCAGGGATTTTTTTATTTTCCATTTTATGAAGCTTTTCAACTTGTTGCAATGCTTTTTCAATATAACCTTCATATTTAAGCTGAATTTCAATTTGTTCCTTCACTTCATCCGAAAGCTCTACGTCTGCTGGAATTAACGAAGAAATTAAATCATAATGCATTTCTGTACGTTTTAATAAATCCGCGCCACGAATACCATCTTTTAGCTCACTTCCACCTACAGAGCGAATAGCAGCTTGTGTTGCTTCATTTGGTTTAATAATTACTTCACGAAGACGTGCAATTTCGTTATCAATCAGCTCTTTTTTCTCATTGAATTTTGCATATCTTTCCTCAGCAATCATCCCAATATTATAACCTAGCTCTACTAAACGTAAATCAGCGTTATCATGACGAAGTAGTAAACGATATTCTGCACGAGATGTTAGTAAGCGATACGGTTCATTTGTTCCTTTTGTTACTAGATCATCAATTAAAACGCCAATATAAGCATCTGAACGATTTA
Proteins encoded in this region:
- the noc gene encoding nucleoid occlusion protein produces the protein MKSPFSRFFGGGNKTEPIVKNEVEQAEAVHTAEEVIKLPIDQIVPNRFQPRTIFDDEKIEELSRTIHTHGVIQPIVVRKTAENQYEIIAGERRYRAMKKLQWTEVPAIIRNLTDKETASIALIENLQREELTAIEEAVAYQKLLELHELTQEALAQRLGKGQSTVANKLRLLKLPEEVRQAILKREISERHARALIAIKDQPLQLEILQLTIENDWNVRQLEEQIHTLLHPVAAEQEETPKKAKPKRKAISKDVRIALNTIKQSLSMVTKSGITVKTEEEDTEEYYQITVKIPKKKKS
- the rsmG gene encoding 16S rRNA (guanine(527)-N(7))-methyltransferase RsmG — translated: MNEQQFFEALKEKGIELSEKQMAQFKKYFELLVEWNEKMNLTAITDLQGVYLKHFYDSISASFYFDFSKVTTVCDVGAGAGFPSIPVKICFPHLHVTIVDSLNKRITFLNHLSDELQLENMHFVHARAEEFAQNVKYREQFDVVTARAVARLTVLSELCVPLAKQGGYFVALKAAAGAEELKEAKKALTTFGVTLKEEFSFQLPVEESDRILYIFDKIKGTPKKYPRKPGVPNKSPIQ